The following proteins are encoded in a genomic region of Ornithinibacillus sp. 4-3:
- the gcvT gene encoding glycine cleavage system aminomethyltransferase GcvT: MSELKRTPLFPEYAALGAKTIDFGGWDLPVQFSSIKEEHHAVRTNAGLFDVSHMGEIFVHGSNSEKFLQEVVTNDVSKLTPKRAQYTFMCYEDGGTIDDFLIYKLEENSYLLVVNASNIDKDYEWLVEHNNYDDVVITNKSDEYALLAIQGPKAEAILQKATETDLSAIKFFRFEENVSFKGINETALVSRTGYTGEDGFEVYINKDAASALWKLLLEVGKEDGLLPAGLGARDTLRFEATLPLYGQELSKSISPIEAGLNFAVKTNKEIDFIGKKALAKQILEGTTRKLVGLEMVDKGIPRTDYPVLHEDEEIGFVTTGTQSPTLQKNIGLALVNSEYTEVGTELYVQVRKRKLKAVVIQTPFYKPGK, translated from the coding sequence ATGAGTGAACTTAAAAGGACACCATTATTTCCAGAGTATGCAGCATTAGGTGCAAAGACAATTGATTTTGGTGGCTGGGATCTTCCTGTACAATTCTCAAGCATTAAAGAAGAACACCATGCAGTAAGAACAAATGCAGGTCTTTTTGATGTTTCGCATATGGGGGAAATATTTGTACACGGATCAAATAGTGAAAAATTTTTACAAGAGGTTGTCACAAATGATGTTTCAAAATTAACGCCTAAGCGTGCGCAATATACATTTATGTGCTATGAAGATGGTGGTACCATTGATGATTTCTTAATCTATAAGCTAGAAGAGAATAGTTACTTACTTGTTGTAAATGCTTCTAATATTGATAAAGATTATGAGTGGCTTGTTGAACATAATAATTATGATGATGTTGTTATTACAAATAAGTCAGATGAGTATGCACTTTTAGCTATTCAAGGTCCTAAAGCAGAAGCGATTTTACAAAAAGCTACAGAAACTGATTTAAGCGCAATTAAATTCTTCCGTTTTGAGGAAAATGTTTCGTTTAAAGGAATTAATGAAACTGCACTTGTGTCTCGTACTGGTTATACAGGTGAAGATGGCTTTGAAGTATACATTAATAAAGATGCTGCAAGTGCATTATGGAAATTACTTTTAGAAGTTGGAAAAGAGGATGGGTTATTACCAGCTGGTTTAGGTGCCCGTGACACACTGCGTTTTGAAGCAACTCTTCCGCTTTATGGACAAGAATTATCGAAATCTATTTCACCAATCGAAGCAGGCTTAAACTTTGCGGTGAAGACGAATAAAGAAATTGATTTTATTGGTAAAAAAGCTTTAGCAAAACAGATTCTTGAAGGTACGACTCGTAAGCTCGTTGGTCTTGAGATGGTAGATAAAGGTATTCCGCGTACTGATTATCCTGTATTACATGAGGACGAAGAGATTGGCTTTGTTACTACTGGTACACAATCACCAACATTACAGAAAAATATTGGTTTAGCTCTTGTGAACAGTGAGTACACAGAAGTTGGTACTGAATTATATGTTCAAGTACGTAAACGTAAATTAAAAGCGGTTGTTATTCAAACACCATTTTATAAACCTGGAAAATAG
- a CDS encoding DUF2626 domain-containing protein has protein sequence MDRMFRVLAFWTGIFTVMFYVGDMYNTALLFLVQTAFFLTVSYLKLSERMYMYLFGAYCTLFFIGFTWYSEFILVPGFGH, from the coding sequence ATGGATCGTATGTTTCGTGTGTTAGCTTTTTGGACTGGTATTTTTACTGTAATGTTCTATGTCGGTGATATGTATAATACTGCACTTTTATTTTTAGTTCAAACTGCTTTTTTCCTAACAGTTAGTTATTTAAAATTATCTGAACGCATGTATATGTATTTGTTCGGAGCATATTGTACTTTATTCTTCATCGGATTCACATGGTATTCTGAATTTATTTTAGTTCCTGGTTTTGGACACTAA
- a CDS encoding competence type IV pilus minor pilin ComGF, giving the protein MSFISAFISISLIVVTLPFIIYAFSAIQHTQSTYEELSTQNFLYFLRDEILQASEVSSFNDKLELVIDDKTILVEKYNQVIRRRVDRQGNEILLRDVKNVKFSPRSFGILVEIEMLEGAQVEKILGFMQS; this is encoded by the coding sequence ATGTCATTTATTTCTGCCTTTATTTCTATCTCGCTTATTGTAGTAACTTTACCATTTATTATCTATGCTTTTTCAGCTATTCAACATACACAATCAACATATGAAGAGCTCTCTACTCAAAATTTTCTTTATTTTTTACGAGATGAGATTTTACAAGCCAGTGAGGTTAGCTCATTTAATGATAAATTGGAATTGGTGATAGATGATAAAACTATTTTAGTTGAAAAGTATAATCAAGTGATTAGACGTAGAGTAGATCGTCAAGGAAATGAAATATTATTACGGGATGTAAAAAACGTTAAATTTTCACCAAGATCATTTGGAATATTAGTGGAAATTGAAATGCTAGAAGGTGCTCAGGTTGAGAAGATATTGGGATTTATGCAAAGCTGA
- the comGD gene encoding competence type IV pilus minor pilin ComGD — MIKSQNHGFSLIELLIALGIWILIFSLSVPFLVKDLNQIKAKGFFDTLQSDVLYAQSIAMRSKDNVRLMLSPTRYVIVENQTVLLARDYPEQWTFDTSFTMNNINFDAHGRILNPGSIQIKTPQRNYRMVFPFGTGRGYVVE; from the coding sequence ATGATTAAATCACAAAATCATGGGTTTAGTTTAATAGAGCTACTGATTGCTCTTGGTATCTGGATATTAATCTTCTCTTTATCTGTTCCATTTTTGGTAAAAGATCTGAATCAAATAAAAGCGAAAGGATTTTTTGATACTTTACAGTCTGATGTTTTATATGCACAAAGCATAGCAATGAGAAGCAAAGATAATGTTCGCCTTATGTTGTCTCCTACCCGCTATGTAATTGTTGAGAATCAAACAGTTTTATTGGCTAGAGATTATCCTGAACAATGGACATTTGATACATCTTTTACAATGAATAATATTAATTTTGATGCTCATGGAAGAATTTTAAATCCAGGTTCTATCCAAATTAAAACGCCACAGAGAAATTATAGAATGGTATTTCCTTTTGGAACAGGTAGGGGGTATGTCGTTGAATAG
- the comGC gene encoding competence type IV pilus major pilin ComGC — protein sequence MMKSEKGFTLVEMLIVLLIIAILIILIVPNLSGRTKEVNEKGCEALKQVVQSQVQLYYVENGQYPSNLNELVTDGYITETQTTCSNQKSLIYSDGVVSIPND from the coding sequence ATGATGAAGTCGGAGAAAGGGTTCACATTAGTGGAAATGTTGATCGTGCTTTTAATTATCGCCATTTTAATTATTCTAATTGTGCCCAATTTAAGTGGAAGAACAAAAGAGGTGAATGAAAAAGGATGTGAGGCTCTAAAACAAGTAGTGCAGTCTCAAGTACAGCTTTATTATGTTGAGAATGGACAATATCCTAGTAATTTAAATGAATTAGTTACTGATGGGTATATTACGGAAACACAAACAACATGCTCTAACCAAAAATCGCTAATCTATAGTGATGGTGTGGTATCTATCCCAAATGATTAA
- the comGB gene encoding competence type IV pilus assembly protein ComGB, producing the protein MATLSKINAIYHKHKKINQELQLLFLKRLHHFLEEGYSILNALEFMQWDKHFAHVVEPIIDALKGGKTIDEALKTITFHSTITSYLYFIRINGDLLGTLEKCIEMFEYRMKYLKKFKQIIQYPLLLLLIFTILFIFMKQTILPTFLDLFSQSPEATTAVNVSIIGIELVSNIVFILAIGSIALLLCWFIIQRRISIEVRIKIYLRIPIYRSYLRMQTTFYFATHLSAYLKTGMSMKEIVAGLSAQEKLPIIAYYAKLMLYDLENGFPLQYLLTQLKLLDQKISLIFQRNNDHRTLEKELTIYAAILIEELQRRMMKVLTLLQPIFFFILASFIILIYLSIMLPMFELIKTI; encoded by the coding sequence ATGGCTACACTCTCGAAAATCAATGCGATATACCATAAACATAAAAAAATTAATCAAGAATTACAGCTGTTATTCCTAAAAAGACTTCATCATTTTTTAGAGGAAGGATATTCCATACTAAACGCGTTAGAATTTATGCAGTGGGATAAGCATTTTGCTCATGTGGTAGAGCCAATCATAGATGCATTGAAGGGAGGGAAAACGATTGATGAGGCATTAAAGACGATAACTTTTCACTCAACGATAACCTCGTATCTCTATTTCATACGAATTAATGGAGATTTATTAGGTACTTTAGAGAAATGTATTGAGATGTTTGAATATCGAATGAAGTATTTAAAAAAGTTCAAACAAATTATTCAATATCCACTATTACTACTACTTATTTTCACCATCTTGTTTATTTTTATGAAACAAACAATTTTACCTACATTTTTAGATTTATTTTCCCAAAGCCCTGAAGCAACAACAGCAGTTAATGTATCAATTATTGGAATTGAATTAGTGAGCAATATCGTATTCATATTAGCGATTGGCAGTATAGCACTTTTGCTATGTTGGTTCATTATTCAGCGAAGAATTTCTATAGAAGTTAGAATAAAAATTTATTTGCGAATACCTATCTATCGTTCTTATCTTCGAATGCAAACTACTTTTTATTTTGCGACACATTTAAGTGCATATTTAAAAACAGGTATGTCAATGAAAGAGATAGTTGCAGGTCTTTCCGCACAAGAAAAACTTCCAATCATTGCTTATTATGCAAAATTAATGCTATATGATCTTGAAAATGGCTTTCCGTTGCAATATTTACTAACGCAATTAAAATTACTCGATCAGAAGATTTCACTTATTTTTCAGAGAAATAATGATCATCGTACATTAGAAAAAGAACTCACCATTTATGCAGCTATTTTGATTGAAGAACTACAAAGAAGAATGATGAAAGTATTAACTTTACTTCAACCAATTTTTTTCTTTATTTTAGCCAGCTTTATTATTTTAATTTATTTATCCATTATGCTACCAATGTTCGAATTAATAAAAACTATTTAA
- the comGA gene encoding competence type IV pilus ATPase ComGA codes for MSVAAKISEKILTNAYKLQATDIHFYPYTKQTDIYFRIHGVRTMYKTITASQYRILLAYYKFASGMDIGQIRNPQNGKITHYTSSGRYDLRLSTLPVHQMESLAIRILPKEDYYALEHLFLFPKQLQQLKECISNKAGIFLMTGPTGSGKTTTMYALLEALLAEKSYQMITLEDPIEKNMNHILQVQVNEKAGVTYQAGLKAALRHDPDVLMIGEIRDKEIAKFAFEAALTGHLVLSTLHAKNAIGTIYRLVEMGIKYSEIQQTLIAIAALELIPIHYKGAFQRRAAIMELLTENTIEKVLNKGVKNVQPDYQTFRDLRKKAYAYGYTLENQCDIP; via the coding sequence ATGTCAGTAGCAGCTAAAATATCAGAAAAAATTCTTACAAATGCATATAAATTGCAGGCAACAGATATTCATTTCTATCCCTACACAAAACAAACAGATATTTATTTTCGGATTCATGGGGTCAGAACGATGTATAAAACGATAACTGCTAGTCAATATCGAATTCTACTAGCATATTATAAATTTGCTTCAGGAATGGATATCGGACAAATTCGCAATCCACAAAATGGAAAAATAACTCATTATACTTCTTCAGGCAGGTATGATTTACGCTTGTCTACCTTGCCTGTTCATCAGATGGAGAGTTTAGCAATTCGGATTTTACCAAAGGAAGATTATTATGCTTTGGAGCATTTATTCTTATTTCCTAAACAATTGCAGCAACTAAAAGAATGTATAAGTAATAAAGCAGGGATTTTCCTAATGACTGGTCCAACGGGAAGTGGTAAAACCACTACCATGTACGCATTGTTAGAAGCGTTATTAGCAGAAAAATCTTATCAAATGATTACTTTAGAAGATCCCATCGAGAAGAATATGAATCATATTTTACAAGTACAGGTAAATGAAAAAGCGGGTGTTACTTATCAGGCTGGGCTTAAGGCAGCTTTACGGCATGATCCTGATGTCTTAATGATTGGGGAGATACGTGATAAGGAAATTGCAAAATTTGCATTTGAAGCAGCATTAACAGGTCATTTAGTATTAAGTACACTTCATGCTAAAAATGCAATAGGAACAATTTATAGATTAGTGGAAATGGGAATTAAGTATTCAGAAATTCAACAAACGCTTATTGCTATAGCGGCTTTAGAATTAATTCCGATTCATTATAAAGGAGCTTTCCAACGCCGAGCAGCTATCATGGAACTTTTAACAGAAAATACAATAGAAAAAGTATTAAATAAAGGAGTGAAAAATGTACAACCTGATTATCAAACATTTAGAGATTTAAGAAAGAAGGCATATGCTTATGGCTACACTCTCGAAAATCAATGCGATATACCATAA
- a CDS encoding shikimate kinase yields the protein MKKIFLIGFMGCGKSTISAYMREHLHLSVIDTDKYIEKKYDMEIKDIFSTYGEKTFRDYETNSIDEVSDYEVISTGGGIVEREINIKKMKNFGVLVYLHTPFTEIVNRLKNDKTRPLWNNDLITDMEKLYQRRSKMYEAYSDVIVDTHNRNVNEIAEEIIASIKKA from the coding sequence ATGAAAAAAATATTTTTAATTGGTTTTATGGGATGTGGGAAAAGCACTATTTCCGCATATATGAGAGAGCACTTACACTTATCTGTTATCGATACAGATAAGTACATTGAAAAAAAATATGATATGGAAATAAAGGATATTTTTTCGACTTACGGGGAAAAAACCTTTCGTGATTATGAAACAAATAGTATTGATGAAGTAAGTGATTATGAAGTTATTTCTACTGGTGGTGGCATTGTAGAAAGAGAAATAAATATAAAAAAAATGAAAAATTTTGGTGTTTTAGTATACTTACATACTCCTTTTACTGAAATTGTAAATCGCCTTAAAAATGATAAAACAAGACCACTTTGGAATAATGATTTAATTACAGATATGGAAAAATTATATCAGCGCAGAAGCAAAATGTATGAAGCTTATAGTGATGTTATCGTGGATACGCACAATCGTAATGTAAATGAGATTGCAGAAGAAATTATTGCTAGCATAAAAAAAGCATAA
- a CDS encoding YqzE family protein: MHIINCHYFKIHFLLFLNEVIFISYNEFIKFLTNEVTAYLNLSKEDRKERRQSKKSNRTPYAEQMLGIIPFICKVQLNQKRKRPYRLRT; encoded by the coding sequence ATGCACATCATTAACTGTCATTATTTTAAAATTCATTTTTTATTATTTTTAAATGAGGTGATTTTTATTTCTTATAATGAATTTATTAAGTTTCTTACCAATGAAGTTACAGCTTATTTAAATTTATCAAAAGAAGATCGTAAAGAACGCCGCCAGAGTAAGAAAAGTAATCGCACTCCTTATGCTGAGCAGATGCTTGGGATTATCCCTTTTATTTGCAAAGTACAATTGAATCAAAAGCGCAAGCGCCCTTACAGGCTAAGAACGTGA
- a CDS encoding MBL fold metallo-hydrolase: MNLQRFSLGPLGTNCYIVFDEDKNALIFDPGAEAERLIQFMSENNLKPHAILLTHAHFDHIGAVDALRKHYEIDVYLHEEEKEWLTEPELNRSVLSLPESISTEAPNHLLVPGELVIGPFQLQVIHTPGHSPGSVTFIFHDYGFIISGDVLFQQGVGRTDLPGGSFEVLVHSIQEKLYQLPDNFRVFSGHGEETNIGYEKQFNPFVSE, translated from the coding sequence ATGAACCTACAAAGGTTTTCGTTAGGCCCATTAGGCACAAATTGTTATATTGTTTTTGATGAAGATAAGAACGCCCTGATCTTTGATCCAGGTGCTGAAGCAGAGCGATTAATTCAGTTTATGAGTGAAAATAATCTTAAACCACATGCAATCTTATTAACACATGCTCATTTTGACCATATTGGTGCGGTAGATGCGCTTAGAAAGCATTATGAAATAGATGTCTATTTACATGAAGAGGAGAAAGAATGGTTAACTGAGCCAGAATTAAACCGTTCTGTACTTTCTCTGCCAGAATCAATCTCTACGGAAGCTCCAAATCATTTATTAGTTCCAGGAGAGCTTGTTATTGGTCCATTCCAACTTCAAGTGATTCATACTCCTGGCCATTCGCCGGGGAGTGTCACCTTTATCTTTCATGATTATGGATTTATTATCAGTGGAGATGTGCTATTTCAGCAAGGGGTAGGTAGAACTGATTTACCAGGCGGAAGCTTTGAAGTTCTTGTACATAGTATTCAAGAGAAACTATATCAATTACCCGATAATTTTAGAGTATTCTCTGGACATGGCGAAGAGACGAATATTGGATATGAAAAACAATTTAATCCATTTGTATCAGAATAA
- a CDS encoding DUF2759 domain-containing protein — MVLAIICLLVALLSVVSVFRQLKYKNLLALVFSGVSALVFGFFSVMTITCNLMPHLGICGA, encoded by the coding sequence ATGGTACTTGCAATTATTTGTTTACTTGTTGCGCTATTATCTGTAGTATCTGTTTTTAGACAACTAAAATATAAAAACTTACTAGCATTAGTATTTTCTGGTGTTTCCGCTCTTGTTTTTGGATTCTTTTCTGTGATGACAATTACTTGTAACTTAATGCCACATCTTGGTATCTGCGGAGCATAA
- a CDS encoding LTA synthase family protein gives MNRLAKMPLFVTASILFGLKTYIIYRFMFNIGLDNTMQEFILFVNPFIAAFVFFGLSVWFKKTSRQLKFIRYAMLIGTLVIYFNLVFYRSFTDFITVPQLFQTSNAADLGSSILSLIKVYDILFFVDVVIVWYLTKRAGAGVQYNRRGKMFALCLSLVLLTGNFFLAELERPQLFSRAFDREYLVKNIGIFYYHIYDAVVHSKVKSQRVLADGNELPEIKEYIQENIRSSKQSELFGLAEDRNIIFISAESLQSFVINNTVNGETITPFLNSLTEDKSTFYFENFYHQTQQGKTSDSEFVTENSLYPSSRGAVFFTHGGNEYHAMPEMLERKDYFSAVFHANNKSFWNRDQIYEQLHVDNFFDKEFYEVTEDNSIGWGLKDKDYFAQSIPYLKELPQPFYSKFITLTNHFPFELGEEDRSIEPYNSNSNTLNNYFPTVRYMDEAIEEFFELLKENNLYENSIIVIMGDHDGISANHNRAMSMYLDKDEITPYDHIQLQRVPFFIHIPGYEEGQVMDTVAGQIDIKPTLLHLAGIDTSDDMYFGNDLFHDDRKGYIGLRNGDFISEDYVSTSGICYDRETGEELTQQSEESEVITPCTEVEELVEKELQYSDAIIYGDLFRFEDFDSNN, from the coding sequence ATGAATAGACTTGCAAAAATGCCTTTATTTGTGACCGCAAGTATATTATTTGGACTAAAAACCTATATTATTTATCGATTTATGTTCAACATCGGGCTAGATAATACAATGCAAGAATTTATTTTGTTCGTGAATCCATTTATTGCAGCCTTTGTCTTCTTTGGGCTAAGTGTTTGGTTTAAGAAAACATCACGACAGTTAAAATTTATTCGTTATGCGATGTTAATTGGTACACTAGTTATCTATTTTAATCTAGTATTTTATCGTTCATTTACTGATTTTATAACGGTACCACAACTATTCCAGACGAGTAACGCTGCAGATTTAGGTTCTAGTATTTTATCATTGATTAAAGTCTATGATATTCTCTTCTTTGTTGATGTTGTGATTGTTTGGTATTTAACAAAGAGAGCAGGGGCAGGAGTTCAATACAATCGTCGAGGAAAGATGTTTGCCCTTTGTTTATCTTTAGTATTATTAACAGGGAATTTCTTCCTTGCAGAACTGGAAAGACCACAATTATTCTCACGTGCATTTGATAGAGAATATTTAGTGAAAAATATCGGGATTTTCTATTATCATATTTATGATGCGGTTGTACATTCCAAAGTAAAATCACAGCGTGTACTAGCAGATGGTAATGAGCTTCCAGAAATTAAAGAATACATTCAAGAAAATATACGTAGTAGTAAACAATCAGAGCTGTTCGGACTTGCAGAAGATCGAAATATTATATTTATCTCAGCTGAGTCCTTACAAAGTTTTGTAATTAATAATACAGTGAACGGGGAAACAATTACACCTTTCCTAAATTCACTTACTGAAGATAAAAGTACATTCTATTTTGAAAACTTTTATCATCAGACACAGCAAGGTAAAACTTCTGACTCAGAGTTTGTTACAGAAAACTCATTATATCCATCATCAAGAGGAGCTGTTTTCTTCACACATGGAGGAAATGAATACCATGCGATGCCGGAGATGTTAGAGAGAAAAGATTATTTCTCAGCAGTTTTTCATGCGAATAATAAGAGTTTCTGGAACAGAGACCAAATATATGAACAATTACATGTAGATAATTTCTTTGATAAAGAGTTTTACGAGGTTACAGAGGATAATTCAATTGGATGGGGATTAAAGGATAAAGATTATTTTGCACAATCTATCCCATATTTAAAAGAATTACCACAGCCTTTTTATTCGAAGTTTATTACACTAACAAACCATTTTCCATTTGAGCTAGGAGAAGAGGATCGCTCGATTGAACCATATAATTCTAACTCAAATACATTAAACAATTATTTCCCAACAGTTCGTTACATGGATGAGGCAATTGAAGAATTCTTTGAACTGTTAAAAGAAAATAATCTATATGAGAATTCAATTATTGTTATTATGGGTGACCATGATGGAATTAGTGCTAACCATAATCGGGCAATGAGTATGTATTTGGATAAAGATGAAATTACACCTTATGACCATATTCAATTACAACGAGTACCATTCTTTATTCACATTCCAGGCTATGAAGAAGGCCAGGTTATGGATACTGTTGCAGGACAAATTGATATTAAACCAACACTACTTCATCTAGCAGGAATTGATACATCAGATGATATGTATTTTGGTAATGATTTGTTCCATGATGATAGAAAAGGTTATATTGGTTTACGTAATGGTGACTTTATTAGTGAAGACTATGTTTCAACAAGCGGTATTTGTTATGATCGTGAAACAGGAGAAGAACTAACTCAGCAGAGTGAAGAATCAGAAGTGATTACTCCGTGTACAGAGGTTGAAGAACTTGTAGAAAAAGAGTTACAATACTCAGATGCGATTATTTACGGTGATTTATTCCGCTTTGAAGATTTTGACTCAAATAACTAA
- a CDS encoding YqgQ family protein — MKNMLDVQRLLKRFGAFIYTGDRLGDMELMQEELTELYKSQLIDAEEYQLAKIILMREARQWKAKNEPEN; from the coding sequence ATGAAGAATATGTTGGATGTTCAAAGGTTACTGAAGCGATTTGGTGCATTTATCTATACAGGGGATCGGTTAGGAGATATGGAATTAATGCAAGAAGAGCTTACTGAATTATATAAATCTCAACTAATTGATGCGGAAGAATATCAGCTTGCTAAAATCATATTAATGCGAGAAGCTAGACAATGGAAAGCCAAAAATGAACCAGAAAATTGA
- a CDS encoding rhomboid family intramembrane serine protease: MFNEQLMLFKLVQQLVMENGFNILHFDRPNAEVWVEKQEKRTNTLLRLSTHQFGWENQFNMDVLEADQKVRLLEKKARRKFEFHNIYIASHAPIENVENNITDSKGKIIKFYSITATNWQNAINILNEKIDGKIEHHVFEHAFTETEIAAEIEKTVYALSEYVKVQQKRAESILMYGKPMFTYILIAINVFIFILLEINGGSNNPYTLIEFGAKYNPAILEGEWWRLFSSMFLHVGILHLLMNMLALYYLGTLVERIYGKWRFLLIYLLGGLGGSLASFVFTVNIAAGASGAIFGLFGALLFFGIMYRDLFFRTMGSNIFIVIGINIVFGFTIPQIDNAAHIGGLIAGFIATTIVFVPNKNNKMVQILALAAYLILVSSLWIYGNQNDANSEIDHLNQIEQLINEEKYDEAIEETTKKIDGESSDYQAELLFQRSFAYIRLLDFDRAIEDLEASIEINDQFPVSHYNLALLYAEIGEFEAAETAITRALELEPDKEEYLELHENIKIELNQ, from the coding sequence ATGTTTAATGAACAATTAATGCTTTTTAAGTTGGTTCAGCAGCTTGTAATGGAAAACGGCTTTAATATCCTTCATTTTGATAGGCCAAATGCTGAGGTATGGGTAGAGAAGCAAGAGAAGCGAACAAATACATTACTTCGTCTCTCGACACATCAATTTGGTTGGGAAAATCAATTTAACATGGATGTACTAGAGGCTGACCAAAAAGTCAGGCTTTTAGAAAAGAAGGCGAGACGTAAGTTTGAATTTCATAATATTTACATCGCATCACATGCACCAATAGAAAATGTGGAGAACAATATAACGGATTCTAAAGGAAAGATAATTAAATTTTATTCGATCACAGCAACGAATTGGCAAAATGCGATCAATATTCTGAATGAAAAAATAGATGGGAAAATAGAACATCATGTTTTTGAACATGCATTTACAGAAACTGAAATAGCAGCTGAGATTGAAAAAACAGTTTATGCATTAAGTGAATATGTGAAGGTTCAGCAGAAAAGAGCGGAAAGTATTTTAATGTATGGTAAACCGATGTTTACTTATATTTTAATAGCTATCAATGTATTTATATTTATCCTTCTGGAAATAAATGGGGGAAGTAATAACCCGTACACATTAATTGAATTTGGTGCTAAATATAATCCAGCCATCTTAGAGGGTGAATGGTGGCGTTTGTTTAGTTCGATGTTTTTACATGTAGGTATTTTACACTTACTGATGAACATGCTTGCACTTTACTACTTAGGAACACTTGTGGAGCGGATTTACGGTAAATGGAGATTTCTGCTTATTTATTTGCTTGGAGGATTAGGAGGAAGCCTTGCTAGCTTTGTATTTACGGTAAATATTGCTGCAGGTGCTTCAGGGGCTATTTTTGGATTATTTGGCGCGTTGTTATTTTTTGGTATTATGTATCGGGACTTGTTTTTTAGGACAATGGGGAGTAATATTTTCATAGTAATTGGTATTAATATAGTGTTTGGATTTACTATTCCGCAAATTGATAATGCCGCCCATATTGGCGGGCTAATTGCCGGATTTATCGCAACTACAATTGTATTTGTACCGAACAAAAATAATAAAATGGTTCAAATATTGGCGCTAGCTGCATATCTTATTTTGGTGTCTAGTTTATGGATTTATGGAAATCAAAATGACGCAAACAGTGAAATAGATCATTTAAATCAAATTGAGCAGCTTATTAATGAAGAAAAATATGATGAAGCTATTGAGGAAACAACAAAGAAAATAGATGGAGAATCATCAGATTATCAGGCTGAACTTCTATTTCAACGTTCTTTTGCATATATTCGTTTATTGGATTTTGATCGTGCTATTGAAGATTTAGAAGCAAGTATTGAGATAAATGATCAATTTCCAGTATCTCATTATAATTTGGCTCTCTTATATGCAGAAATAGGTGAGTTTGAAGCTGCAGAAACGGCGATTACTCGTGCATTAGAACTGGAACCTGATAAAGAAGAGTATTTAGAGTTACACGAAAATATTAAGATCGAATTGAATCAGTAG